In Nothobranchius furzeri strain GRZ-AD chromosome 18, NfurGRZ-RIMD1, whole genome shotgun sequence, a single genomic region encodes these proteins:
- the LOC107373166 gene encoding uncharacterized protein, giving the protein MTITAVLIKLSAALLCVGGLSDGSDVTQTPLLWMNQSQSATINCSHRKGTEYWQMYWYQQLPGKTMKQIVFTTPSPPHQYETGFSQDKFPAEKKDAQTGSLTVKNLQPEDSGVMQNRTFLVSPLLSEEPDSCKVLEVPSNSETLWDQLHGTLCSHFSTETETERGLADSSLVSNGRQCFTCKGTDCTGSLNCEGSEDHCIKATRTAEGVTKILKGCTSKQFCSGDAIAQAAHMTGVDVSCCQGNFCNSASGPTGGLLLLMVPLISFILFS; this is encoded by the exons ATGACGATCACAGCTGTTTTGATCAAactctctgcagctctgctgtGTGTTGGAG GTCTAAGTGATGGGAGTGATGTCACTCAGACTCCTCTGCTCTGGATGAACCAGAGTCAGTCTGCAACTATCAACTGCAGTCACAGAAAGGGGACTGAATACTGGCAGATGTACTGGTACCAGCAGCTGCCTGGGAAGACCATGAAACAAATAGTTTTCACTACTCCAAGTCCTCCTCACCAGTATGAAACTGGTTTCAGTCAGGACAAATTTCCAGCAGAGAAGAAGGACGCTCAGACTGGATCTCTGACAGTGAAGAACCTGCAGCCTGAAGACAGTGGAGTGATGCAG AACAGGACCTTTTTGGTCTCTCCTTTATTGTCTGAAGAACCAGACTCATGCAAGGTGTTGGAGGTCCCAAGTAATTCAGAGACCTTGTGGGACCAGCTGCATGGAACGCTTTGCAGCCATTTCTCGACTGAAACGGAAACGGAAAGGGGGCTCGCAG ATTCCAGCCTGGTTTCTAATGGCAGACAGTGTTTCACCTGCAAAGGAACTGACTGCACAGGATCTTTGAACTGTGAGGGGAGTGAGGACCACTGCATCAAAGCTACAA GGACTGCAGAAGGGGTCACTAAGATTTTAAAAGGCTGCACGTCCAAGCAGTTTTGCTCTGGGGATGCGATTGCACAAGCCGCTCACATGACTGGAGTCGACGTAAGTTGCTGCCAGGGCAACTTCTGCAACAGTGCCAGCGGTCCAACTGGTGGTCTGCTGCTGTTGATGGTGCCGCTCATCTCTTTCATTTTGTTTTCCTAG